One genomic window of Coffea eugenioides isolate CCC68of chromosome 1, Ceug_1.0, whole genome shotgun sequence includes the following:
- the LOC113780945 gene encoding uncharacterized protein LOC113780945 isoform X2 produces MAVADLHNVSVFDSSFLRESHSSQSRQWGEQSRQSTQASSLLQMWRELEGEHVVNHPNARLGERIQHQRSDQSNTDSVSTFLSDGPESINGNESLEASYVQNEYGTCSQSHIGSENEHDDSNSLVSEQSADLGEVERERVRQIFREWMNSGAKSHPPNGSHINNHSRAQWLGENERERVRIIMEWVQVNCQQRGNYDSPTDEGASEIGPQIELVRDGLLVNHGEICERKAIRRLCGRQALLDLLARAQSERKREIEELLDHRPVSSFTYRSRIQSLLRGRFLRNESTIRDERQTSRAASELGLLRQRNTVSDLREGFLSRLDNSVRGSSNNHQSEYASSSEVHTRNGQLESDEEQEVLEDIYDLFEPSDEESERNDFPSIGYKNQQHSVIEEAEGHGDEGQELLNNVDYMPREQGGENDVSGNLRTDVQANPLLSETSEIETSVHDYLVDTDEIVQEQNAPNSGASDVREITGQVEDREPNAAEDSNWQETSAQVEEEQVLFLDHEQIEWQQPTSTEADEWAHGNEEGLTETWEENIAHQWDQERPDNDFRDHHNTQEPNEDWHDDGLQEAIDSWLDVPSGQGVGGSSGRVDAFYFPEDDNVYSMELRELLSRRRVSSLLRSGFRASLDQLIQSYVERQGNASMDWEADGTSSSPAFIEQDQEQQNDDQVQDGVLSGGVDRTSPSDTASQPVWDQDLHRLNWSHNSPHHQLGIEWEIINELRLDMVRLQQRMDNMQRMLEACMDMQLELQRSVRQEVSAALNRSAVSADTCKDAQHKDDSKWDFVRKGICCMCCEQNIDSLLYRCGHMCTCSRCAEKLVQGKEKCPMCQAPVIEMVRAYSVQ; encoded by the exons ATGGCTGTTGCAGATTTACACAATGTTTCTGTGTTTGATTCTTCATTTCTTAGGGAGTCTCATTCTTCACAGTCAAGGCAATGGGGTGAACAAAGCAGGCAGAGCACCCAGGCATCCTCTCTCCTGCAAATGTGGCGGGAGCTTGAGGGTGAGCATGTGGTGAATCATCCCAATGCGAGACTTGGAGAGAGGATTCAGCACCAAAGGAGTGACCAGTCAAATACTGACTCTGTGAGTACCTTTCTGTCAGACGGGCCAGAAAGCATTAATGGCAATGAGAGCTTGGAGGCCAGTTATGTTCAGAATGAATATGGCACTTGTTCACAGAGCCATATTGGTTCCGAAAATGAGCATGATGACAGCAATAGTCTCGTATCAGAGCAGTCAGCTGATCTTGGAGAAGTAGAACGGGAACGTGTAAGACAAATATTCCGTGAATGGATGAACAGCGGTGCAAAGAGCCATCCACCCAATGGTTCACATATAAATAATCATTCAAGGGCACAGTGGCTGGGTGAAAATGAGCGCGAAAGGGTCAGAATCATTATGGAGTGGGTGCAAGTGAACTGCCAACAGAGAGGCAATTATGATTCTCCTACAGATGAAGGAGCTTCTGAAATTGGTCCTCAGATTGAGCTAGTACGTGATGGCTTGCTGGTAAATCATGGTGAAATTTGTGAGCGAAAGGCCATCCGAAGGTTATGTGGCAGGCAGgctcttcttgatttgcttgccCGAGCACAGAGTGAACGGAAAagagaaattgaagaattgttGGATCATAGGCCTGTATCTAGCTTTACTTATCGCAGTCGTATTCAG TCATTGCTCAGGGGCAGGTTCTTGAGAAATGAAAGCACGATTCGTGATGAAAGACAGACTTCCAGAGCAGCAAGTGAACTGGGTTTGTTGAGGCAGAGAAATACTGTTTCTGATTTAAG AGAAGGGTTTCTGTCCAGATTGGACAACTCTGTTCGTGGTTCATCAAACAATCATCAGTCTGAATATGCTTCTTCTAGTGAGGTCCATACTAGAAATGGTCAATTAGAATCAGATGAGGAGCAAGAGGTGCTAGAGGACATCTATGATCTCTTTGAGCCGTCTGATGAGGAAAGTGAGAGGAATGATTTTCCCTCTATTGGTTACAAAAATCAGCAGCATTCTGTTATCGAAGAAGCTGAAGGACATGGTGATGAAGGACAAGAGTTGTTAAACAATGTTGACTACATGCCTAGGGAACAAGGCGGGGAGAATGATGTTTCTGGGAACTTGAGGACTGATGTCCAAGCTAATCCATTGCTAAGTGAAACTTCGGAGATTGAAACCAGTGTGCATGATTATTTGGTAGATACTGATGAAATTGTTCAAGAACAAAATGCACCAAACAGTGGGGCAAGTGATGTACGCGAGATAACTGGGCAAGTGGAAGATAGGGAACCCAATGCAGCTGAAGATTCCAATTGGCAAGAAACTTCAGCTCAAGTTGAAGAGGAGCAGGTATTGTTTTTGGATCATGAACAAATTGAATGGCAACAACCAACCAGTACTGAAGCCGATGAATGGGCACATGGTAATGAAGAAGGGCTTACTGAAACGTGGGAAGAAAACATTGCCCATCAGTGGGATCAGGAAAGACCAGATAATGATTTTAGAGATCACCATAATACTCAAGAACCAAATGAAGATTGGCATGATGATGGTTTACAAGAGGCTATAGATAGTTGGTTAGATGTGCCTTCAGGGCAGGGAGTCGGTGGTTCTAGTGGCAGGGTTGATGCATTTTATTTTCCAGAGGATGATAATGTTTACAGTATGGAGCTAAGAGAACTTCTTAGCAG GAGACGTGTCTCTAGTCTTCTTCGGAGCGGTTTCAGAGCAAGCCTTGACCAGCTGATACAGTCATACGTGGAACGTCAAGGCAATGCTTCTATGGACTGGGAGGCAGATGGAACATCATCTTCACCTGCCTTCATTGAGCAAGATCAGGAACAGCAGAATGATGATCAGGTACAGGATGGTGTATTATCAGGTGGTGTTGATAGAACCTCACCATCGGACACAGCTTCTCAGCCAGTCTGGGATCAGGATTTGCATAGACTAAATTGGTCTCACAACAGCCCTCATCATCAGTTAGGAATT GAGTGGGAGATCATTAATGAATTGAGGCTTGACATGGTTAGGCTTCAACAGCGCATGGACAATATGCAGAGGATGCTAGAGGCATGCATGGATATGCAACTTGAACTGCAACGCTCAGTTCGGCAAGAAGTTTCTGCAGCTTTGAATAGGTCAGCTGTTTCAGCAG ATACTTGCAAGGATGCACAACATAAGGATGATTCCAAATGGGATTTTGTGAGGAAAGGAATTTGCTGCATGTGTTGTGAACAAAACATTGATTCCTTGCTGTACAG GTGCGGACACATGTGCACATGTTCAAGATGTGCAGAGAAATTGGTCCAGGGAAAAGAGAAGTGTCCAATGTGCCAGGCACCAGTGATTGAGATGGTCCGAGCATATTCTGTCCAGTAA
- the LOC113780945 gene encoding uncharacterized protein LOC113780945 isoform X1 produces MAVADLHNVSVFDSSFLRESHSSQSRQWGEQSRQSTQASSLLQMWRELEGEHVVNHPNARLGERIQHQRSDQSNTDSVSTFLSDGPESINGNESLEASYVQNEYGTCSQSHIGSENEHDDSNSLVSEQSADLGEVERERVRQIFREWMNSGAKSHPPNGSHINNHSRAQWLGENERERVRIIMEWVQVNCQQRGNYDSPTDEGASEIGPQIELVRDGLLVNHGEICERKAIRRLCGRQALLDLLARAQSERKREIEELLDHRPVSSFTYRSRIQSLLRGRFLRNESTIRDERQTSRAASELGLLRQRNTVSDLREGFLSRLDNSVRGSSNNHQSEYASSSEVHTRNGQLESDEEQEVLEDIYDLFEPSDEESERNDFPSIGYKNQQHSVIEEAEGHGDEGQELLNNVDYMPREQGGENDVSGNLRTDVQANPLLSETSEIETSVHDYLVDTDEIVQEQNAPNSGASDVREITGQVEDREPNAAEDSNWQETSAQVEEEQVLFLDHEQIEWQQPTSTEADEWAHGNEEGLTETWEENIAHQWDQERPDNDFRDHHNTQEPNEDWHDDGLQEAIDSWLDVPSGQGVGGSSGRVDAFYFPEDDNVYSMELRELLSRRRVSSLLRSGFRASLDQLIQSYVERQGNASMDWEADGTSSSPAFIEQDQEQQNDDQVQDGVLSGGVDRTSPSDTASQPVWDQDLHRLNWSHNSPHHQLGIQEWEIINELRLDMVRLQQRMDNMQRMLEACMDMQLELQRSVRQEVSAALNRSAVSADTCKDAQHKDDSKWDFVRKGICCMCCEQNIDSLLYRCGHMCTCSRCAEKLVQGKEKCPMCQAPVIEMVRAYSVQ; encoded by the exons ATGGCTGTTGCAGATTTACACAATGTTTCTGTGTTTGATTCTTCATTTCTTAGGGAGTCTCATTCTTCACAGTCAAGGCAATGGGGTGAACAAAGCAGGCAGAGCACCCAGGCATCCTCTCTCCTGCAAATGTGGCGGGAGCTTGAGGGTGAGCATGTGGTGAATCATCCCAATGCGAGACTTGGAGAGAGGATTCAGCACCAAAGGAGTGACCAGTCAAATACTGACTCTGTGAGTACCTTTCTGTCAGACGGGCCAGAAAGCATTAATGGCAATGAGAGCTTGGAGGCCAGTTATGTTCAGAATGAATATGGCACTTGTTCACAGAGCCATATTGGTTCCGAAAATGAGCATGATGACAGCAATAGTCTCGTATCAGAGCAGTCAGCTGATCTTGGAGAAGTAGAACGGGAACGTGTAAGACAAATATTCCGTGAATGGATGAACAGCGGTGCAAAGAGCCATCCACCCAATGGTTCACATATAAATAATCATTCAAGGGCACAGTGGCTGGGTGAAAATGAGCGCGAAAGGGTCAGAATCATTATGGAGTGGGTGCAAGTGAACTGCCAACAGAGAGGCAATTATGATTCTCCTACAGATGAAGGAGCTTCTGAAATTGGTCCTCAGATTGAGCTAGTACGTGATGGCTTGCTGGTAAATCATGGTGAAATTTGTGAGCGAAAGGCCATCCGAAGGTTATGTGGCAGGCAGgctcttcttgatttgcttgccCGAGCACAGAGTGAACGGAAAagagaaattgaagaattgttGGATCATAGGCCTGTATCTAGCTTTACTTATCGCAGTCGTATTCAG TCATTGCTCAGGGGCAGGTTCTTGAGAAATGAAAGCACGATTCGTGATGAAAGACAGACTTCCAGAGCAGCAAGTGAACTGGGTTTGTTGAGGCAGAGAAATACTGTTTCTGATTTAAG AGAAGGGTTTCTGTCCAGATTGGACAACTCTGTTCGTGGTTCATCAAACAATCATCAGTCTGAATATGCTTCTTCTAGTGAGGTCCATACTAGAAATGGTCAATTAGAATCAGATGAGGAGCAAGAGGTGCTAGAGGACATCTATGATCTCTTTGAGCCGTCTGATGAGGAAAGTGAGAGGAATGATTTTCCCTCTATTGGTTACAAAAATCAGCAGCATTCTGTTATCGAAGAAGCTGAAGGACATGGTGATGAAGGACAAGAGTTGTTAAACAATGTTGACTACATGCCTAGGGAACAAGGCGGGGAGAATGATGTTTCTGGGAACTTGAGGACTGATGTCCAAGCTAATCCATTGCTAAGTGAAACTTCGGAGATTGAAACCAGTGTGCATGATTATTTGGTAGATACTGATGAAATTGTTCAAGAACAAAATGCACCAAACAGTGGGGCAAGTGATGTACGCGAGATAACTGGGCAAGTGGAAGATAGGGAACCCAATGCAGCTGAAGATTCCAATTGGCAAGAAACTTCAGCTCAAGTTGAAGAGGAGCAGGTATTGTTTTTGGATCATGAACAAATTGAATGGCAACAACCAACCAGTACTGAAGCCGATGAATGGGCACATGGTAATGAAGAAGGGCTTACTGAAACGTGGGAAGAAAACATTGCCCATCAGTGGGATCAGGAAAGACCAGATAATGATTTTAGAGATCACCATAATACTCAAGAACCAAATGAAGATTGGCATGATGATGGTTTACAAGAGGCTATAGATAGTTGGTTAGATGTGCCTTCAGGGCAGGGAGTCGGTGGTTCTAGTGGCAGGGTTGATGCATTTTATTTTCCAGAGGATGATAATGTTTACAGTATGGAGCTAAGAGAACTTCTTAGCAG GAGACGTGTCTCTAGTCTTCTTCGGAGCGGTTTCAGAGCAAGCCTTGACCAGCTGATACAGTCATACGTGGAACGTCAAGGCAATGCTTCTATGGACTGGGAGGCAGATGGAACATCATCTTCACCTGCCTTCATTGAGCAAGATCAGGAACAGCAGAATGATGATCAGGTACAGGATGGTGTATTATCAGGTGGTGTTGATAGAACCTCACCATCGGACACAGCTTCTCAGCCAGTCTGGGATCAGGATTTGCATAGACTAAATTGGTCTCACAACAGCCCTCATCATCAGTTAGGAATT CAGGAGTGGGAGATCATTAATGAATTGAGGCTTGACATGGTTAGGCTTCAACAGCGCATGGACAATATGCAGAGGATGCTAGAGGCATGCATGGATATGCAACTTGAACTGCAACGCTCAGTTCGGCAAGAAGTTTCTGCAGCTTTGAATAGGTCAGCTGTTTCAGCAG ATACTTGCAAGGATGCACAACATAAGGATGATTCCAAATGGGATTTTGTGAGGAAAGGAATTTGCTGCATGTGTTGTGAACAAAACATTGATTCCTTGCTGTACAG GTGCGGACACATGTGCACATGTTCAAGATGTGCAGAGAAATTGGTCCAGGGAAAAGAGAAGTGTCCAATGTGCCAGGCACCAGTGATTGAGATGGTCCGAGCATATTCTGTCCAGTAA
- the LOC113780945 gene encoding uncharacterized protein LOC113780945 isoform X3 has product MAGVLDPGESHSSQSRQWGEQSRQSTQASSLLQMWRELEGEHVVNHPNARLGERIQHQRSDQSNTDSVSTFLSDGPESINGNESLEASYVQNEYGTCSQSHIGSENEHDDSNSLVSEQSADLGEVERERVRQIFREWMNSGAKSHPPNGSHINNHSRAQWLGENERERVRIIMEWVQVNCQQRGNYDSPTDEGASEIGPQIELVRDGLLVNHGEICERKAIRRLCGRQALLDLLARAQSERKREIEELLDHRPVSSFTYRSRIQSLLRGRFLRNESTIRDERQTSRAASELGLLRQRNTVSDLREGFLSRLDNSVRGSSNNHQSEYASSSEVHTRNGQLESDEEQEVLEDIYDLFEPSDEESERNDFPSIGYKNQQHSVIEEAEGHGDEGQELLNNVDYMPREQGGENDVSGNLRTDVQANPLLSETSEIETSVHDYLVDTDEIVQEQNAPNSGASDVREITGQVEDREPNAAEDSNWQETSAQVEEEQVLFLDHEQIEWQQPTSTEADEWAHGNEEGLTETWEENIAHQWDQERPDNDFRDHHNTQEPNEDWHDDGLQEAIDSWLDVPSGQGVGGSSGRVDAFYFPEDDNVYSMELRELLSRRRVSSLLRSGFRASLDQLIQSYVERQGNASMDWEADGTSSSPAFIEQDQEQQNDDQVQDGVLSGGVDRTSPSDTASQPVWDQDLHRLNWSHNSPHHQLGIQEWEIINELRLDMVRLQQRMDNMQRMLEACMDMQLELQRSVRQEVSAALNRSAVSADTCKDAQHKDDSKWDFVRKGICCMCCEQNIDSLLYRCGHMCTCSRCAEKLVQGKEKCPMCQAPVIEMVRAYSVQ; this is encoded by the exons ATGGCTGGTGTCTTAGATCCAGG GGAGTCTCATTCTTCACAGTCAAGGCAATGGGGTGAACAAAGCAGGCAGAGCACCCAGGCATCCTCTCTCCTGCAAATGTGGCGGGAGCTTGAGGGTGAGCATGTGGTGAATCATCCCAATGCGAGACTTGGAGAGAGGATTCAGCACCAAAGGAGTGACCAGTCAAATACTGACTCTGTGAGTACCTTTCTGTCAGACGGGCCAGAAAGCATTAATGGCAATGAGAGCTTGGAGGCCAGTTATGTTCAGAATGAATATGGCACTTGTTCACAGAGCCATATTGGTTCCGAAAATGAGCATGATGACAGCAATAGTCTCGTATCAGAGCAGTCAGCTGATCTTGGAGAAGTAGAACGGGAACGTGTAAGACAAATATTCCGTGAATGGATGAACAGCGGTGCAAAGAGCCATCCACCCAATGGTTCACATATAAATAATCATTCAAGGGCACAGTGGCTGGGTGAAAATGAGCGCGAAAGGGTCAGAATCATTATGGAGTGGGTGCAAGTGAACTGCCAACAGAGAGGCAATTATGATTCTCCTACAGATGAAGGAGCTTCTGAAATTGGTCCTCAGATTGAGCTAGTACGTGATGGCTTGCTGGTAAATCATGGTGAAATTTGTGAGCGAAAGGCCATCCGAAGGTTATGTGGCAGGCAGgctcttcttgatttgcttgccCGAGCACAGAGTGAACGGAAAagagaaattgaagaattgttGGATCATAGGCCTGTATCTAGCTTTACTTATCGCAGTCGTATTCAG TCATTGCTCAGGGGCAGGTTCTTGAGAAATGAAAGCACGATTCGTGATGAAAGACAGACTTCCAGAGCAGCAAGTGAACTGGGTTTGTTGAGGCAGAGAAATACTGTTTCTGATTTAAG AGAAGGGTTTCTGTCCAGATTGGACAACTCTGTTCGTGGTTCATCAAACAATCATCAGTCTGAATATGCTTCTTCTAGTGAGGTCCATACTAGAAATGGTCAATTAGAATCAGATGAGGAGCAAGAGGTGCTAGAGGACATCTATGATCTCTTTGAGCCGTCTGATGAGGAAAGTGAGAGGAATGATTTTCCCTCTATTGGTTACAAAAATCAGCAGCATTCTGTTATCGAAGAAGCTGAAGGACATGGTGATGAAGGACAAGAGTTGTTAAACAATGTTGACTACATGCCTAGGGAACAAGGCGGGGAGAATGATGTTTCTGGGAACTTGAGGACTGATGTCCAAGCTAATCCATTGCTAAGTGAAACTTCGGAGATTGAAACCAGTGTGCATGATTATTTGGTAGATACTGATGAAATTGTTCAAGAACAAAATGCACCAAACAGTGGGGCAAGTGATGTACGCGAGATAACTGGGCAAGTGGAAGATAGGGAACCCAATGCAGCTGAAGATTCCAATTGGCAAGAAACTTCAGCTCAAGTTGAAGAGGAGCAGGTATTGTTTTTGGATCATGAACAAATTGAATGGCAACAACCAACCAGTACTGAAGCCGATGAATGGGCACATGGTAATGAAGAAGGGCTTACTGAAACGTGGGAAGAAAACATTGCCCATCAGTGGGATCAGGAAAGACCAGATAATGATTTTAGAGATCACCATAATACTCAAGAACCAAATGAAGATTGGCATGATGATGGTTTACAAGAGGCTATAGATAGTTGGTTAGATGTGCCTTCAGGGCAGGGAGTCGGTGGTTCTAGTGGCAGGGTTGATGCATTTTATTTTCCAGAGGATGATAATGTTTACAGTATGGAGCTAAGAGAACTTCTTAGCAG GAGACGTGTCTCTAGTCTTCTTCGGAGCGGTTTCAGAGCAAGCCTTGACCAGCTGATACAGTCATACGTGGAACGTCAAGGCAATGCTTCTATGGACTGGGAGGCAGATGGAACATCATCTTCACCTGCCTTCATTGAGCAAGATCAGGAACAGCAGAATGATGATCAGGTACAGGATGGTGTATTATCAGGTGGTGTTGATAGAACCTCACCATCGGACACAGCTTCTCAGCCAGTCTGGGATCAGGATTTGCATAGACTAAATTGGTCTCACAACAGCCCTCATCATCAGTTAGGAATT CAGGAGTGGGAGATCATTAATGAATTGAGGCTTGACATGGTTAGGCTTCAACAGCGCATGGACAATATGCAGAGGATGCTAGAGGCATGCATGGATATGCAACTTGAACTGCAACGCTCAGTTCGGCAAGAAGTTTCTGCAGCTTTGAATAGGTCAGCTGTTTCAGCAG ATACTTGCAAGGATGCACAACATAAGGATGATTCCAAATGGGATTTTGTGAGGAAAGGAATTTGCTGCATGTGTTGTGAACAAAACATTGATTCCTTGCTGTACAG GTGCGGACACATGTGCACATGTTCAAGATGTGCAGAGAAATTGGTCCAGGGAAAAGAGAAGTGTCCAATGTGCCAGGCACCAGTGATTGAGATGGTCCGAGCATATTCTGTCCAGTAA
- the LOC113780945 gene encoding uncharacterized protein LOC113780945 isoform X4: MAVADLHNVSVFDSSFLRESHSSQSRQWGEQSRQSTQASSLLQMWRELEGEHVVNHPNARLGERIQHQRSDQSNTDSVSTFLSDGPESINGNESLEASYVQNEYGTCSQSHIGSENEHDDSNSLVSEQSADLGEVERERVRQIFREWMNSGAKSHPPNGSHINNHSRAQWLGENERERVRIIMEWVQVNCQQRGNYDSPTDEGASEIGPQIELVRDGLLVNHGEICERKAIRRLCGRQALLDLLARAQSERKREIEELLDHRPVSSFTYRSRIQSLLRGRFLRNESTIRDERQTSRAASELGLLRQRNTVSDLREGFLSRLDNSVRGSSNNHQSEYASSSEVHTRNGQLESDEEQEVLEDIYDLFEPSDEESERNDFPSIGYKNQQHSVIEEAEGHGDEGQELLNNVDYMPREQGGENDVSGNLRTDVQANPLLSETSEIETSVHDYLVDTDEIVQEQNAPNSGASDVREITGQVEDREPNAAEDSNWQETSAQVEEEQVLFLDHEQIEWQQPTSTEADEWAHGNEEGLTETWEENIAHQWDQERPDNDFRDHHNTQEPNEDWHDDGLQEAIDSWLDVPSGQGVGGSSGRVDAFYFPEDDNVYSMELRELLSRRRVSSLLRSGFRASLDQLIQSYVERQGNASMDWEADGTSSSPAFIEQDQEQQNDDQVQDGVLSGGVDRTSPSDTASQPVWDQDLHRLNWSHNSPHHQLGIVSARIPLLGS; encoded by the exons ATGGCTGTTGCAGATTTACACAATGTTTCTGTGTTTGATTCTTCATTTCTTAGGGAGTCTCATTCTTCACAGTCAAGGCAATGGGGTGAACAAAGCAGGCAGAGCACCCAGGCATCCTCTCTCCTGCAAATGTGGCGGGAGCTTGAGGGTGAGCATGTGGTGAATCATCCCAATGCGAGACTTGGAGAGAGGATTCAGCACCAAAGGAGTGACCAGTCAAATACTGACTCTGTGAGTACCTTTCTGTCAGACGGGCCAGAAAGCATTAATGGCAATGAGAGCTTGGAGGCCAGTTATGTTCAGAATGAATATGGCACTTGTTCACAGAGCCATATTGGTTCCGAAAATGAGCATGATGACAGCAATAGTCTCGTATCAGAGCAGTCAGCTGATCTTGGAGAAGTAGAACGGGAACGTGTAAGACAAATATTCCGTGAATGGATGAACAGCGGTGCAAAGAGCCATCCACCCAATGGTTCACATATAAATAATCATTCAAGGGCACAGTGGCTGGGTGAAAATGAGCGCGAAAGGGTCAGAATCATTATGGAGTGGGTGCAAGTGAACTGCCAACAGAGAGGCAATTATGATTCTCCTACAGATGAAGGAGCTTCTGAAATTGGTCCTCAGATTGAGCTAGTACGTGATGGCTTGCTGGTAAATCATGGTGAAATTTGTGAGCGAAAGGCCATCCGAAGGTTATGTGGCAGGCAGgctcttcttgatttgcttgccCGAGCACAGAGTGAACGGAAAagagaaattgaagaattgttGGATCATAGGCCTGTATCTAGCTTTACTTATCGCAGTCGTATTCAG TCATTGCTCAGGGGCAGGTTCTTGAGAAATGAAAGCACGATTCGTGATGAAAGACAGACTTCCAGAGCAGCAAGTGAACTGGGTTTGTTGAGGCAGAGAAATACTGTTTCTGATTTAAG AGAAGGGTTTCTGTCCAGATTGGACAACTCTGTTCGTGGTTCATCAAACAATCATCAGTCTGAATATGCTTCTTCTAGTGAGGTCCATACTAGAAATGGTCAATTAGAATCAGATGAGGAGCAAGAGGTGCTAGAGGACATCTATGATCTCTTTGAGCCGTCTGATGAGGAAAGTGAGAGGAATGATTTTCCCTCTATTGGTTACAAAAATCAGCAGCATTCTGTTATCGAAGAAGCTGAAGGACATGGTGATGAAGGACAAGAGTTGTTAAACAATGTTGACTACATGCCTAGGGAACAAGGCGGGGAGAATGATGTTTCTGGGAACTTGAGGACTGATGTCCAAGCTAATCCATTGCTAAGTGAAACTTCGGAGATTGAAACCAGTGTGCATGATTATTTGGTAGATACTGATGAAATTGTTCAAGAACAAAATGCACCAAACAGTGGGGCAAGTGATGTACGCGAGATAACTGGGCAAGTGGAAGATAGGGAACCCAATGCAGCTGAAGATTCCAATTGGCAAGAAACTTCAGCTCAAGTTGAAGAGGAGCAGGTATTGTTTTTGGATCATGAACAAATTGAATGGCAACAACCAACCAGTACTGAAGCCGATGAATGGGCACATGGTAATGAAGAAGGGCTTACTGAAACGTGGGAAGAAAACATTGCCCATCAGTGGGATCAGGAAAGACCAGATAATGATTTTAGAGATCACCATAATACTCAAGAACCAAATGAAGATTGGCATGATGATGGTTTACAAGAGGCTATAGATAGTTGGTTAGATGTGCCTTCAGGGCAGGGAGTCGGTGGTTCTAGTGGCAGGGTTGATGCATTTTATTTTCCAGAGGATGATAATGTTTACAGTATGGAGCTAAGAGAACTTCTTAGCAG GAGACGTGTCTCTAGTCTTCTTCGGAGCGGTTTCAGAGCAAGCCTTGACCAGCTGATACAGTCATACGTGGAACGTCAAGGCAATGCTTCTATGGACTGGGAGGCAGATGGAACATCATCTTCACCTGCCTTCATTGAGCAAGATCAGGAACAGCAGAATGATGATCAGGTACAGGATGGTGTATTATCAGGTGGTGTTGATAGAACCTCACCATCGGACACAGCTTCTCAGCCAGTCTGGGATCAGGATTTGCATAGACTAAATTGGTCTCACAACAGCCCTCATCATCAGTTAGGAATTGTGAGCGCACGCATCCCTCTGCTTGGTTCTTAA